The Dehalococcoidia bacterium genome contains a region encoding:
- the rpmF gene encoding 50S ribosomal protein L32 yields MPPLPKKKHSRKRKGGRSAHHALSRPSLSRCPQCQRARMPHRVCAHCGYYNGREVIVSDSELV; encoded by the coding sequence ATGCCACCTCTTCCGAAAAAAAAGCACTCGAGGAAACGCAAGGGCGGAAGGTCCGCGCACCACGCGCTCAGCAGACCGTCGCTGTCCAGGTGCCCCCAGTGCCAGCGAGCCAGGATGCCCCACCGCGTGTGTGCTCACTGCGGCTACTACAATGGGCGCGAAGTGATCGTTTCGGACTCCGAGCTCGTCTAA
- a CDS encoding DUF177 domain-containing protein — translation MELNVSQLLMEPSGSSREYQLDDPLLLPERHDYVRVFGTVGMMRTNKSIWVSAALHSALESECGRCLTQYSHPIQFQLEEEYIPSLNPLTGAWVTPPSDGSDYYLIDENHILDLTDPVTEYVMMEDPMKPLCKPNCAGLCAGCGSDLNHKQCDCEVARDARWGPLLELMSGAAETD, via the coding sequence ATGGAGCTGAACGTTTCACAGTTGCTGATGGAACCGAGCGGCTCCAGCCGCGAGTACCAGTTAGACGACCCACTCCTCTTACCCGAAAGACATGATTATGTCAGGGTGTTTGGAACGGTCGGCATGATGAGGACAAATAAGAGCATCTGGGTGAGCGCTGCGCTGCATTCGGCGCTGGAGTCCGAGTGCGGTCGCTGCCTGACTCAATACAGTCATCCGATACAGTTTCAGCTCGAAGAGGAGTACATCCCCTCTCTCAACCCGCTGACTGGAGCGTGGGTTACCCCGCCTTCCGATGGCAGTGACTACTACCTGATAGACGAAAACCACATTCTCGATCTGACAGACCCCGTCACAGAGTACGTCATGATGGAAGACCCCATGAAGCCATTATGCAAGCCCAACTGCGCTGGATTGTGCGCGGGCTGCGGCTCGGACCTGAACCACAAGCAGTGCGACTGTGAAGTGGCGAGGGACGCGCGCTGGGGGCCCCTTCTTGAGTTGATGTCCGGCGCGGCTGAGACTGACTAG
- a CDS encoding sugar phosphate isomerase/epimerase codes for MKLCYAFRRGTFYPFIAGAAWNIPEDPKTRTEYLGKVNDMGFDGIELGFEAFGGFEATKETAKEFQSVLSDAGTPCVAIRAGGGLAQPNVAADNRKRLEKAVEVAGWIGVGVVNTALGTPPRDATLDTGPSGEPSSHGSSALATADDYVQTAKALREVGKRAGDIGADITIEVHQHSIADNSWSTLHLLELTDSPHVHANPDLGNVLWTYEEPEESTEECIVALASHSKYWHCKSLQRVHIPELNHSYFIRTALPDGDIDYRFALSAMHEAGYDGYFALEGTNTGDQLHKDKRSVDYVREILAELED; via the coding sequence TTGAAGCTCTGTTACGCATTTCGCCGTGGCACTTTCTACCCGTTCATAGCCGGGGCCGCGTGGAACATTCCGGAAGACCCCAAGACTCGTACCGAGTACCTGGGCAAGGTCAACGACATGGGCTTCGACGGCATCGAGCTTGGCTTCGAGGCCTTCGGCGGATTCGAGGCGACCAAGGAGACGGCAAAGGAGTTCCAGTCTGTACTCTCAGACGCCGGCACACCATGCGTCGCGATACGAGCGGGTGGGGGACTGGCCCAGCCCAACGTTGCTGCCGATAACCGCAAGCGGCTGGAGAAGGCCGTAGAGGTTGCGGGCTGGATTGGTGTTGGAGTCGTCAACACCGCGCTGGGCACGCCTCCGCGCGATGCCACCCTGGACACCGGCCCCAGCGGCGAGCCCTCTTCCCACGGCTCCAGCGCGCTGGCCACGGCTGACGACTACGTACAGACGGCGAAGGCGCTGCGTGAAGTCGGAAAGCGCGCCGGCGACATCGGCGCAGACATCACGATAGAGGTGCACCAGCACTCGATCGCCGATAACTCCTGGTCCACGCTGCACCTGCTCGAGCTGACCGACAGCCCCCACGTCCACGCGAACCCCGACCTCGGCAACGTGCTGTGGACGTATGAAGAGCCTGAGGAGTCTACAGAGGAGTGCATCGTCGCACTCGCGTCTCACTCCAAGTACTGGCACTGCAAGAGCCTCCAGAGGGTGCACATCCCCGAGCTCAATCACTCGTATTTCATCAGGACCGCGCTGCCCGACGGCGACATAGACTACCGCTTCGCGCTGTCCGCGATGCACGAGGCCGGCTACGATGGCTACTTCGCCCTTGAGGGCACAAACACCGGCGACCAGCTGCACAAAGACAAGCGGTCGGTGGACTACGTAAGGGAGATACTGGCGGAGCTGGAGGACTGA
- the lhgO gene encoding L-2-hydroxyglutarate oxidase — translation MNSSNYDIAIIGAGIIGLATAMRLTQEHPDKKVVVIEKESAIAQHQTGHNSGVIHAGIYYAPGSQKANFCSTGGRLLRDFCDERDIEYEMCGKLIVAIEDSEVPGLEELFRRGTENGAEGLELIGPEELREHEPHVAGVKAIWSPNTGIIDFTKVSQAYSTEMREGGGDLVTNAEVRSISRSNGSIHLETTAGDMTAKSIINCAGLHADKVAGLMGVDIGVKIIPFRGEYFSIRPERASLVKGLIYPVPDPTLPFLGVHFTKRINGSVEAGPNAVLALKREGYSKTSFAMGDALGTLTYPGFWKMSAKYWQTGFNEQYRSMVKSVFVKSLQTLVPEIQGEDLYQPGAGVRAQAVDRNGGLLQDFSIAETEGAIHVLNAPSPGATSSLSISRYIVDIAKESFGLDE, via the coding sequence ATGAACTCGTCCAACTACGACATCGCTATCATCGGCGCTGGAATTATCGGGCTCGCTACGGCGATGCGTCTGACCCAGGAGCACCCCGACAAGAAGGTCGTGGTCATCGAGAAAGAGTCCGCGATTGCCCAGCACCAGACCGGACATAACTCCGGTGTGATCCACGCTGGCATCTACTACGCCCCCGGCTCACAGAAGGCGAACTTCTGTTCCACCGGCGGACGACTGCTGCGCGACTTCTGCGACGAGCGCGACATCGAGTACGAGATGTGCGGCAAGCTGATCGTGGCGATCGAAGACTCTGAGGTGCCCGGACTCGAAGAGCTGTTCCGGCGCGGCACGGAGAACGGAGCCGAGGGACTCGAGCTCATCGGCCCCGAGGAGCTGCGAGAGCACGAGCCTCATGTCGCGGGTGTGAAGGCGATCTGGTCTCCTAACACCGGCATTATTGACTTCACCAAGGTGTCGCAGGCGTACTCGACAGAGATGCGCGAGGGCGGGGGAGACCTGGTCACCAACGCCGAGGTGCGCTCCATCTCAAGGAGCAATGGCAGTATCCACCTCGAGACGACCGCCGGTGATATGACCGCAAAGAGCATCATCAACTGCGCCGGGCTGCACGCGGACAAAGTCGCGGGGCTGATGGGCGTCGATATTGGTGTGAAAATCATCCCGTTCAGGGGCGAGTACTTCTCGATCAGGCCGGAGCGTGCCAGCCTCGTTAAGGGGCTGATCTACCCTGTGCCGGATCCCACCCTGCCGTTCCTTGGAGTCCACTTCACCAAGCGGATCAACGGATCGGTCGAGGCTGGGCCGAACGCGGTTCTCGCACTGAAGCGCGAGGGCTACTCGAAGACCAGCTTCGCTATGGGCGACGCGCTCGGCACGCTGACCTACCCCGGCTTCTGGAAGATGAGCGCCAAGTACTGGCAGACGGGCTTCAACGAGCAGTACCGCTCCATGGTGAAGTCGGTGTTCGTGAAGTCGCTGCAGACGCTGGTTCCGGAGATACAGGGGGAGGATCTCTACCAGCCTGGCGCTGGTGTGCGGGCGCAGGCGGTCGACCGCAACGGCGGGCTGCTGCAGGACTTCAGCATCGCCGAGACCGAAGGCGCGATACACGTACTGAACGCGCCGTCGCCGGGCGCGACGTCGTCTCTGTCGATCAGCCGGTACATCGTAGACATCGCCAAAGAGTCCTTCGGACTGGACGAATAG
- a CDS encoding NAD(P)/FAD-dependent oxidoreductase, with protein MTYSAIIVGAGHNGLVAANYLARQGARVLVLERRDFVGGACITEELFPDFRVSSCSYICHMLQDKVIDDLELRKHGLDIHPVDPYRFQPFPNGKYMLRWHDEKRNVDELARLSPSDIDGYHRFQQFMTRAATIIHRYFLEEPPTLAQVAADVQGTADEAVWDRLLTGNMKDLVEEHFESPEVRAVFIDAEDAQDTRAPGSIMSVAYNDTDMFTEDRNFGIPHGGMGGITQAMARAAESLGAEIRTNVPVDRIVVRNGRAVGVRLTDGEIIEADVVLSNADPKRTFLSLIDEGDLSSDLVNGVRRLKTEVSYLKFHAALDELPDFTGYLGDRYDENYLVQVRICPSVEYFQQSADDARAGRPSTAPVMHIQIPSVLDKTLTPEGKHVMSIWVLYAPVRPYGESWDNYREQAGEDLIDKISEYAPGFRQSVRDWELFTPQELEERVGLTDGNIRHLDITTAQMLANRPNSLMSGYRTPVDNLYLCGAGTHPGGEVTGAPGHNAAHAVLRDWELA; from the coding sequence TTGACCTACTCGGCCATTATCGTCGGCGCTGGACATAACGGACTCGTGGCGGCCAACTACCTGGCACGCCAGGGCGCGAGAGTCCTCGTGCTCGAACGTCGCGACTTCGTTGGCGGCGCGTGCATCACTGAGGAGCTGTTCCCGGACTTCCGTGTCTCGTCGTGCTCGTACATCTGCCACATGCTGCAGGACAAGGTGATTGACGACCTCGAGCTCAGGAAGCATGGACTCGACATTCATCCGGTCGACCCGTACCGCTTCCAGCCGTTCCCGAACGGCAAATACATGCTGCGCTGGCATGACGAGAAGAGAAACGTGGATGAGCTTGCGCGCCTCTCGCCGTCTGACATAGACGGCTACCACAGGTTCCAACAGTTCATGACGCGCGCCGCGACCATTATTCACCGCTACTTCCTCGAAGAGCCACCCACACTCGCGCAGGTGGCTGCGGACGTCCAGGGCACTGCCGATGAGGCCGTCTGGGACCGGCTGCTCACCGGTAACATGAAGGACCTCGTCGAGGAGCACTTCGAGTCTCCCGAGGTCCGAGCGGTGTTCATCGACGCCGAGGACGCGCAGGACACTCGCGCGCCGGGCTCAATCATGTCGGTGGCATACAACGACACCGACATGTTCACCGAGGACCGCAACTTCGGCATTCCGCACGGAGGCATGGGCGGCATCACCCAGGCGATGGCCAGGGCTGCCGAGTCGCTCGGCGCGGAGATCCGCACCAACGTTCCCGTCGACCGGATCGTGGTCAGGAACGGGCGTGCCGTTGGCGTCAGGCTGACGGACGGCGAGATCATCGAGGCCGATGTCGTGCTCTCCAACGCCGACCCCAAGCGCACATTCCTGTCTCTAATAGATGAAGGGGATCTGTCATCCGACCTGGTCAACGGCGTCCGCAGGCTCAAGACGGAAGTCTCGTACCTGAAGTTCCACGCCGCGCTGGACGAGCTGCCGGACTTCACGGGCTATCTCGGCGACAGGTACGACGAGAACTACCTCGTGCAGGTACGCATCTGCCCGTCGGTCGAGTACTTCCAGCAGAGCGCGGACGACGCGCGCGCCGGTCGGCCGTCGACGGCTCCGGTCATGCACATCCAGATACCGTCGGTGCTGGACAAGACGCTGACGCCTGAGGGCAAGCACGTGATGTCGATCTGGGTGCTGTACGCACCGGTCAGGCCGTACGGCGAATCGTGGGACAACTACCGCGAGCAGGCTGGCGAGGACCTGATAGACAAGATCTCAGAGTACGCGCCCGGCTTCCGGCAGTCAGTTCGCGACTGGGAGCTGTTCACTCCGCAGGAACTGGAGGAGCGTGTCGGGTTGACCGACGGCAACATCCGCCACCTGGACATCACCACGGCGCAGATGCTCGCCAACAGGCCCAACTCGCTGATGTCGGGATACCGGACGCCGGTGGACAACCTCTACCTGTGCGGAGCCGGGACACACCCAGGCGGCGAGGTCACCGGGGCCCCAGGCCACAACGCCGCCCACGCAGTGCTAAGAGACTGGGAGCTGGCGTAG
- a CDS encoding Zn-ribbon domain-containing OB-fold protein yields MTQPEYRKPIPVPVPETEFFWRKAKEHELWIQRCIHCAEAFFYPRLRCPLPGCMSDQVEWFQASGRGKLFTYMINHRPAPGFETDAPYAIAIIQLEEGPRMMGNIVGIENTPENLVLDMPLKVVFTDATDEIAIPNWEPA; encoded by the coding sequence ATGACCCAGCCGGAGTACAGAAAGCCCATTCCGGTCCCCGTTCCGGAGACCGAATTCTTCTGGCGCAAGGCCAAGGAGCACGAGCTCTGGATCCAGCGCTGCATCCATTGCGCCGAGGCGTTCTTCTATCCAAGGCTCAGGTGTCCCCTGCCCGGTTGCATGTCCGACCAGGTTGAGTGGTTCCAGGCATCAGGACGCGGGAAGCTGTTCACGTACATGATCAACCACCGGCCGGCGCCTGGATTCGAGACCGATGCGCCCTACGCAATCGCGATCATCCAGCTCGAAGAGGGCCCGCGCATGATGGGCAACATCGTCGGCATCGAGAACACGCCGGAGAACCTCGTCCTGGACATGCCGCTGAAGGTCGTCTTCACCGACGCCACCGACGAGATAGCCATCCCGAACTGGGAGCCGGCTTAG
- a CDS encoding thiolase, with the protein MSLRYKTAIVGASETTQLGVIPDMSETELHIDAAVNAMRDAGIEKDQIDGISSTMNPATLAHNLGIVPKWVDNTSVGGTSFLIHMRHAAAAIVSGLATTILCCMGQSGRSRVGVGGMRIGTAAGPAGPTYDGSYPGQFESIYGVLGPTTQFGMGVLRYMKETGTTIEQLASVAVAQRKWSTKVPRAMFRDLVTVDEVLNSRMICYPYRLFMCCPVTDGGGAFIVTSADRVDDFPTKPVYILGTGESVETPVVSQMYDMTSSAAFKTSSSKAFEEAGVSHDDIDHIQIYDAFVHLPIYGLEDLGFVGRGEAGAFIEEGNTSPGGKLPLNTNGGGLSYTHTGMYGMFAMQESVRQVRGEAAHQVEGVKTSFCQGVGGMFMAAGSLIFTNEPPHN; encoded by the coding sequence ATGTCACTCAGATACAAGACGGCCATAGTCGGTGCCTCCGAGACAACACAGCTCGGCGTCATTCCCGACATGTCCGAGACCGAGCTGCACATCGACGCCGCTGTCAACGCCATGCGGGACGCCGGCATCGAGAAGGACCAGATCGACGGCATCTCCTCCACCATGAATCCGGCGACGCTCGCCCACAACCTCGGCATCGTGCCGAAGTGGGTGGACAACACCTCGGTCGGCGGCACGTCGTTCCTCATACACATGCGACACGCAGCGGCGGCGATAGTCTCGGGGCTCGCGACCACCATCCTGTGCTGCATGGGACAGAGTGGACGTAGCCGCGTCGGTGTCGGCGGGATGCGCATAGGGACTGCCGCAGGCCCCGCCGGTCCGACCTACGATGGCTCGTACCCCGGTCAGTTCGAGTCGATCTACGGCGTGCTCGGCCCAACCACGCAGTTCGGCATGGGCGTGCTGCGCTATATGAAGGAGACAGGAACGACGATCGAGCAGCTAGCGTCGGTCGCAGTCGCCCAGCGTAAGTGGTCGACCAAGGTGCCGCGCGCCATGTTCCGCGACCTCGTCACCGTCGACGAAGTCCTCAACAGCCGCATGATCTGCTACCCGTACCGCCTGTTCATGTGCTGCCCTGTCACCGACGGCGGCGGCGCGTTCATCGTTACCAGTGCGGACAGGGTGGACGACTTCCCCACCAAGCCGGTGTACATACTCGGCACGGGCGAGTCGGTGGAGACGCCGGTCGTCAGCCAGATGTACGACATGACATCCTCGGCGGCATTCAAGACCTCCAGCTCGAAGGCATTCGAGGAGGCGGGCGTGTCACACGACGACATCGACCACATCCAGATTTACGACGCGTTCGTGCACCTGCCGATCTACGGACTCGAAGACCTCGGATTCGTGGGACGCGGCGAGGCCGGAGCGTTCATCGAGGAGGGCAACACCTCGCCGGGCGGCAAGCTGCCGCTGAACACGAACGGCGGCGGTCTGTCCTACACGCACACCGGCATGTACGGCATGTTCGCGATGCAGGAGTCAGTACGGCAGGTCAGGGGCGAAGCCGCGCACCAGGTGGAGGGGGTAAAGACGTCCTTCTGCCAGGGCGTGGGCGGCATGTTCATGGCCGCCGGCAGCCTCATTTTCACCAACGAGCCGCCGCATAATTAA
- a CDS encoding retroviral-like aspartic protease family protein, translating to MGRTYATAIIIGADSTREYEFLVDTGATHIGLPQSEIDQLGLEPIPRNGMLQVRTAVGVVELQAYGITGVIDGRGFVAMVTPAPIPLLGYELLENLGYKVNPVSRSLERVSPDEFGPPYLLFSLVD from the coding sequence ATGGGGCGGACATACGCCACCGCAATAATAATTGGAGCCGACTCCACCCGAGAGTACGAATTCCTCGTCGATACTGGAGCGACTCACATAGGTCTTCCGCAGAGCGAGATAGACCAACTCGGCCTTGAGCCTATCCCCCGGAATGGCATGCTCCAAGTTCGGACCGCTGTCGGAGTCGTGGAGCTACAGGCATATGGAATCACTGGGGTGATTGATGGACGTGGATTCGTCGCTATGGTCACACCTGCACCAATTCCACTGCTCGGATACGAGTTGCTGGAGAACTTGGGATACAAGGTCAATCCAGTCTCCCGATCACTCGAACGGGTCTCTCCAGACGAGTTCGGGCCACCATACCTGCTGTTCAGCCTAGTCGACTAA